The following nucleotide sequence is from Phycisphaera sp..
GGAGGTCTTCTTGGCCGCCGCGGCGCTCGGCTTCGGGGCCGTCGCCTTCTTCGTTGTGGTCTTCGCGGAGGGCTTCTTCTTCGTCTTCTTCGATGTGGCGGCGCGACCGCCCTTGGCCTTGGCCGCGGTTGAGGACTTGGAGGTGCTGGTCTTCTTCTTGGCCACCTGGGCTCCGGTAAGGGCCGGAGGAGAGGGAACTGGCGCAAGCCCGCGCGGGCCCGCCGGCCGAAGGACGCCAACAGTAGGAGGCCTCTCGCTCGGCGTCAAAATGGGTGGCGGGGGTAGGGCTGGCGGCTCGCTAGGCCTCCTGATCGGCCTCCTCGGGTCCCGCTGGGACCCGTTCGACCACGCCGTAGCTGCCCAGCTTGCGGTACCGCTGGTATCGCTGCTCGAGCAGGTCCTCGGTGCCCAATTCGGTCAGGGCCTCGAGCTGGGCCACGATCCACTGCTCGAGCCGGCGGGCGGCGTCGGCGGTGTCGCGGTGGGCCCCGCCGGCGGGCTCGTCGATCACGGCGTCGACCACGCCCAGTTCCAGGTTGTCGCGGGCGGTGAGCTTGAGGGCGGTGGCCGCCTGGCTGTTGGTCCGCTCGTTGGCCTGCTTCCACAAGATCGCCGCGCAGCCCTCGGGGCTGATGACCGAGTACCACGCGTGCTGGAGCATGGCCACGCGGTCGCCCACGGCGATGCCCAGGGCGCCGCCCGAGCCGCCCTCGCCGATGACGATCGACACGATGGGAACGGGCAGCAGGCTCATCTCGCGGAGGTTGTACGCGATGGCCTCGGCCTGGCCGCGCTGCTCGGCTTCCAGGCCCGGGAACGCGCCGGGCGTGTCGACGAACGTCACGATCGGCACGCCGAACTTGGCGGCCATCTGCATCTTCTGGATGGCCTTGCGATAGCCCTCGGGGTGCGGGCAGCCGAAGTGGCAGCGGAGCTTCTCCTGCGTGTCGCGGCCCTTGTGGTGGGCCACGATCATGCACTTGAAGTCGCCGATGCGGCCGAAGCCGGTGACGATGGCGGGATCTTCCCCGCTGCGCCGGTCCCCGTGGAGCTCGGCGAAGTCACGGCAGAATGCCTCGATGTAATCGCGCCCCTGGGGACGGTCGGGATGGCGGGCGACGCGGACGGTGTTCCACGGGCTGAGCTGCTTGTAGAGCTCGGCCATGGTCTGGCTGTGGCGGGCCAGGCGATCGGCCAGCGCGTGCTCGGCCTCGGCCAACTCGGCAGGGTCGCCCGAGCCCGACGGGCTGGCCCCGCTGGTCAGGGCGTCGACGCGGCTCTTGAGCTGGCCGATCTCGTCGTCCAGGGCGCGCAGGGGCTGCTCGAAGTCGAGGGTGTAGTAGCTGGCCATGTGGTCTCCGTGACTATTCGGCCAATCGTAGTGGCGGGCCGTACCGTGTGCCATGAGCCCAGCATCCAAACATGTCGACGTCTGCCCGCTCCTGGTCATCGGCGGGGGGGCCATGGCTGGGGCCATCTTGGCGGGCGCGGCGAAGGCCGACCTGCTGGACGGACCCTGTATCGTCGCCGAGCCAGATCAGACCAAGCGGAAGGCCCTGAGCGCCATGGCCCCCTCGATCGACGCGGTGGAGTCCATCGCCGCCGCCTTCGAGGCCTTGCCCTACGACGACGCCTCGGTACTCCTGGCCGTCAAGCCGCAGATGCTGCCGGGCGTCGCCGAAGAGATCGACGCGGCCGTCGGCGAGCGGATGCTGGAGGATCGCTGCATCATCAGCATCCTGGCGGGTGTGACCACGAGCAGGCTGTCAGGAGCACTCAAGGGCCGGGTCGTCCGGGCCATGCCCAACCTCCCGGCGAAGGTGGGCATGGGCGCGACGGCCATCAGCGGGAGCGAGAACGCCACCGGCGAAGACCTGGATCGCGCCCACCGGCTCTTCCGCGCCGCTGGCGAGGTCTACGACGTGCCCGAGAGCGCCATCGACGCGTTTACGGGCGTGGCGGGCAGCGGGCCGGCGTACGCGTTCCTGCTGGCCGAGGCGATGGCGGCCGGCGGGCTCGAGGCGGGTCAGGAAGCCGGACTCACCGGGGCCAGCATCCGCGCGATCGTCGCCCAGACCCTCCGCGGCGCGTCCGAGATGCTCCTTACTGAAGAGGACGGAAAACTCCCCGACCCCGCCGAGCTCCGCGCCGCCGTCACGAGCAAGGGCGGCACGACGGCGGCGGCGCTCGGCGTGCTTGAGGCCCGAGGAATGCGCGACGCGGTTCGAGACGCCGTGCTGGCGGCGGCGCGGCGGGCGGGGGAACTGGGGAACTGATCGCTCGCGGGCACGAATGGCTTGGCCCACACGAGGACACCGATATGCAGACTCTCAGACTCGCCCCCTTGGCGTTGACCACGATCTTTATGACCCTGGCCCTGGCCGCCTGCGGCGAATCCACGACGCCGCAAGCCCAACCCGCCGCGCCCGAAGCCGAAGCCACCCCCGCCGAGCCGCGCACCGACACGGCCGCGGTGGACGCCTTCAACGCCTACCGCCTCAACGCCAGTTCGGGCATGGGGGCGGAGGCGCTCGAGCACGTGCATCCGTCGTACTTCGATCTGGTCCAACGCCACATCGATCTGGCCCTGGACGCCGATCGCGCCACCATCGAGGCGTTGCCCTTCTTCGACCGCTTCATGGTCTTCGCCGTGCGCGTGCGCGTCGAGCCCGGGGTTCTGCGCACGATCACGCCACATGCCTTCGCCAAGATGGCCATCGATCATGGTTGGATCGAGAGCGAATTGATCGCCGCCGTGATGGTCGAGTCGGTCGAGTTGCTCCCCGAGGGCTTGGCCGAGCCAGAGCAAGCCGAGATCACCATGAGCCTGGGCGGGCGCACCAACCCGACGACCATGCCATTGCTTTACGAGGACGGCCGCTGGCTGGTCGACCTGGCCACCCTGACCGAGCGCGGCGCCGCCTCGGCCGAGCAGATGGCCGAGTTGATGGGCGACGATGCCGACGACATCGTGGTGCGCGGCCTGGCCGCCAAGGAGGGCAAGCCCGTGCCCGAGGACATCTACGCCCCGATCGGGCGGGAGTGAGCGCTCGTGGCCAACACCGATCGAGCCCGGACGAAGCGCATGGCTGTGATCGCAACATGTATGGCGTTCGTGAGTCTGACGCAGGCCGGCCTGCATGTGTTGGACGCAGCCGAAGCCGGTCGGAGAACGAGCGAAGCTCTCGGCCAAACTCTTGAGACCGCCATGGCCGACGGCTCGATTACGATCGAGTACGACGGGCTCAACACGGATCTATTGGCGATCGACCCCGGGCGGGCGGTCGCTCCGGGATCTGGTTCGAGTGTGTGATTCCAAGAGAACTGGATCAGGCCGCGTGTGCGGTTGCTTGGGATCTCCAAGACGCTCATGTCGGTCTGGTTCGCCCTAGTGTTCGTCGTGTTCGCCTGGCGGCCTAATCGGAATCTGGGTATTGACAACGGTTATTGGCACGCTCGAATGCCACATGCCCACGGCCCTCCGCCTCTACCGCCGTGGCTGGATGCGCCTGGGTCTGTGCCCGGCTGCGTGTACCGCCTCTCCAAGATCGAACTCGAGCACGATGGCCGCCGAGTCTGCCCCGAGTGCGGCGCGGCGTGGAGGCTTGACGACTCTGTTGAGGGATCCTCTTCATGACACTCGCAACCTTCGCGTCGGACGAAGGTCGCAAGTGGCTCCAAGGCCGAAAGGGCGGGCCGCGGATGCTCGCGGAGGCCGCCTCCCGGTCCGATTTGGGGCCCGGCAAATCACTCCCGGCCGTGGGAGCGTGCGATCCCGATAACGCATCAAGAGCCCGGCTGGGCAGGCCGATAGACGGGTATGTTCATCATCATCATCGATACCCACCTGATGCACCGCCGGATCGGCCACACGGCCATGGCCTGCCCGCTGCGCCGGCGCGCCATGGCCTTCGAGGTCTGGGAGGCCCGGCGGCAATCCAGGTTGTGGTTCCTGCCCATCGGCCGCGGCCAGCGCGTGGGGCTGGACCTCCGCGATGCCCGCGAGCGCAAGCCGGGCGTGCTGGCCCGAGTGTTCGCCCGCCCGCCCCGGCCGATGCACGCGCTGGGCGACAGGCCGCCGGAGATGGTCAAGCGTTGGAAGCCCCTCGACGAGCTTATCGAGGCCACGTGCCCCACAGCGCCGGAAGACGCCGAGGCGATGCGAGCCGAGGATGCCGAGGTCGGAGCGCTCCAGCCGGGATGCGACGAGCGGCTGGCGGCGCTGGTCGACCGCGTCCAGCTCGCCGACTATGCCGCCGAGCAAGCGCGGGCCCAGGGCCCCGGGCAGGCGGGCACCGCGCTGCTCGTGCTGGCGGGCATCGTCGCGACGGTGTTCGCGCTGGGCGGATTCGTGGGCGGGCAATGGTGGTGGCCGCTGGCCACGCTGGCGGCCGCGGCCCTGGTCGTGAAGACGATACACCGCGCGTGCGTGGGCGGGCGTGCCATGGCCCGCGCCGTGGTCGGCCCCGTGCTGAGCGAATCGCTCGCGCCGCTGGCACCGACCGACGCCGAGCTGGCCGAGGCCCTGTCCCTGGCCAAGGCCGACCGGAGCGACGCGGCTAAATCCCTGGGCGAGAAGGGCCCGATGCTGCTGCGACCGCCAGAGCATGCGATGGCCGCCTGACCCCATCGGCACGGCGCGCCAACGGCGTGGCGTGCGGCCATCCGATTGTGGAACTGGAAGCCCGGGCCGAAGGTCGCCACGGTTGCCCCGAGTGTGGGACGACGCCGCCACCCAACTAGGATGCCCGCGATGTCCCGGCGACCCCCTCGCATCCTGGGCTGGCGGCTCGTGCTGGTGAGCGTGGTGGTGGGGGTAGCGGCCAACGCGGCGAGCATCGGCATGGGGACGTGGCGAGCCAACCACGGTTCGACAACGACTTATTACGACGCCACGCGCTGGCCAGCCGGGCGGGCGAGTTGCGGCCGCGGGCATCAGGTCATGCAGACGCGGACGATCCTGTGGCGGGCATGGGCGTGCTCGTCTCTGGACAACGAGCTTTTCTTCGACGATGGATTCTCCGACATGCCCAGGCGAACGCCCAACGCGATGGTCCGCCGGGCGACCGGCGACCAAACGACCGTCGCGACCGTTATAGCTGTGGGTCTCCCGCTGCGCGCGACGTGGGCCTTCCAACGCATCACCGGCCCGCACGGAGTCGTCCAACCGTGGCGTGGCATCGAGCGTGTCACGTATCGCGGTCGCGAGTGGGGGATCCCGTTGCTGCCGCGTTGGAGCGGGCTCGTCGGCAACACGGTGGTGTACGCGGCCACCCTCCTTGGTGTCGTGTTGGCGATCCGTGGGCTGAGATTCTCGAGGCGACGCCACCAGAACCGGTGCATCGCCTGCGGGTATGACTTGGCGGGCGGAAATGGCATGTGCCCCGAGTGCGGAACCCTTGACCCCAAGGCCAACGGAGCCGTGGCGTGATCCATGGGCGTGTATGGGACGACTCGGGAGCCCGCGTTCAGCGGCGGGGCGACGAGCAGAGCCGAAAGGCTGTGTGGCGGTCGCGGCCCAAGGCGCAGCGGCGTGCCGCGGATACTCGACGTGGGCTGGCAGTCTACGCGGCTTTGGGAGTCGTTAGCGTTCCGGTGATCGTCGTGATGCAGGGCATGTCGTGGTTTCTCAAGCCAAACATCCCGCACTGGTCGTTCACCCCGGTGAGCCTGACCGTCATCGCGTCGCTCGTCGTTGCGCTGTGCCCGATCGCCTATCGATTACTTTGGCGCGGCGAGCGGGGCTGGTGCGTCGTGATGCGATGCTGCCCGGGGTGCAGCTACGACATGGACGGCCTCTCCCCGCGGGATGATGGTCTGACGATCTGCCCCGAATGCGGCGCGGCGTGGCATCTGGATGGGTGACGATCAGCCAAGACGCCGGGCGATGATCGTCGTCGCCTTCTGCCCCAGCTTTAAGATGAACACGACCAGCGGCTCGTCGCCCTTGCCACGCAGGGTCTTCTGCAACGCGTCGGGGTCGACCAGCTTGGCCCGGGTCTTGACCGCGACCACGCCCGCGCCCAATTCATGAAGCCGGGAGCGAACGGCCTTGGTTCGCCACGGCATCGTGTCGAGCACCTCGAATGTGGTTAGCCATGAGCTCTCGATCTTGTTCTCGCTCGTGAGCAGCCCAACAGCCGGGTGGATCGGGCGCACGCCGAGCGTGCCAGCGAAGGGGCCAAGCAGGCCGGGGCGTTCGAGCGTTGGATCGGCCTCGTAGAGGTAGTCCAGCACAGGGGTCGCCGGGCCGTTCGAGTCGTACCACTCGTCGGCGTCGATGAGCGGGCCTGGCTGGGCGCTGAACGACTCGCCCGAGGGCAGCAGCGTGGCGCGTCGGTGGCCTTCGGGCAAAGCCGCGGTCGCGGCAAGAACGCCCGTCCACAGCAACGCCTGCGTCAATCGACCGTGCTCGCTGACGAACTCGAGGTGCGAGCCCTCCGGCTCGGGCAACAGCGAGAGATCGACGCCCGGCCCGAGCTTCACGCATGTGCCGGCCGCCGCACCGATGATCGCCTCGATGATCGCCGGCCCGGGGCGGTATGCCTCGTAGTCGTGGCGACGCTTGGAACTGTCTCGGCGGCTGGGGTCAAGATGGACCAGGCCATCGGCGATGCGATCCAGCCATGCCGCCGAGCCCACGTCGCCAACCTCCGATGGGCAGCCCGCGTTGGCCTCAGCCATCCACGCCCTCACCGGGTCCCGATCCACAGCGAG
It contains:
- the proC gene encoding pyrroline-5-carboxylate reductase: MSPASKHVDVCPLLVIGGGAMAGAILAGAAKADLLDGPCIVAEPDQTKRKALSAMAPSIDAVESIAAAFEALPYDDASVLLAVKPQMLPGVAEEIDAAVGERMLEDRCIISILAGVTTSRLSGALKGRVVRAMPNLPAKVGMGATAISGSENATGEDLDRAHRLFRAAGEVYDVPESAIDAFTGVAGSGPAYAFLLAEAMAAGGLEAGQEAGLTGASIRAIVAQTLRGASEMLLTEEDGKLPDPAELRAAVTSKGGTTAAALGVLEARGMRDAVRDAVLAAARRAGELGN
- a CDS encoding acetyl-CoA carboxylase carboxyltransferase subunit alpha; translated protein: MASYYTLDFEQPLRALDDEIGQLKSRVDALTSGASPSGSGDPAELAEAEHALADRLARHSQTMAELYKQLSPWNTVRVARHPDRPQGRDYIEAFCRDFAELHGDRRSGEDPAIVTGFGRIGDFKCMIVAHHKGRDTQEKLRCHFGCPHPEGYRKAIQKMQMAAKFGVPIVTFVDTPGAFPGLEAEQRGQAEAIAYNLREMSLLPVPIVSIVIGEGGSGGALGIAVGDRVAMLQHAWYSVISPEGCAAILWKQANERTNSQAATALKLTARDNLELGVVDAVIDEPAGGAHRDTADAARRLEQWIVAQLEALTELGTEDLLEQRYQRYRKLGSYGVVERVPAGPEEADQEA